GTTAATACGCGACTGCAACTCCTCTAAAACTTGTATAATTTTAGAGCGGAAGAGCGAGCTTATTTTCCCATAAAACTGCGTtaacaaaagcaaatttgcCTCGCTGTCCAAGATAGGAGTCATATAGGTATCTTGTAATTCTTCCCATAATTCATGCCATGCGGTCAAAAGGTAATTTGGTTCAATTAGAGTAGAAGGAGTACTAAATTCATACACCAGAGATTCtacttcttcaaatttatcaGACTTTAACGTATTTTCGTCAAATTCTTTGTTATTAATGTACGCTAGTccttttctcaaaaaaggATGCAATTTGAAGGCTACCGTTCGGCCTTTTGAACGCCAGTCATTCAACTTTCCATTTTCTATAGGTGCATTTTGTAAATGATAAACAGGAAGATCCACTTCATCCGAAGATTCCATATTGGAATGTTAGTAGTTCCGAAGaaagtaagaaaaaagcCTTGTAAGATTTGGATTAAccaaaatataaaagaatatattTATCTGCTTTCCGAtactcaaaaaaatcagtAAGTATTAGGAATTTGCATGTGTCCACCTGCAGGCGTTTTTCAGATGTCAAAAAGGATGGCTCTTGCTCGACCAGGAGTAATTtagtataaaaattaaatctCACTTGATTCTTGttggttttttttgacaACGAATAATACTAATTATCTAAGGAAGAGCAGACACTCCTTTAAAGATGCTTTAATCGTAAAGTAAGGTTGATCGAATTGGAGCCAGGCTACAATATGAAGTTTGAACTCAGATCGTCGCAACAAAAAATAGCAGTCTTCCTGACTTTCTTTAATGTTATTAGAATTAAaggaattaaaataaaaattagaaaCGAATATGCCGTTGCTTTTATCTTCGTCAAAATTCGATGCATGATCGTATTTCATGGaggcataaaaaaattgatcatgtttgcaaattaatttaaattataaattgtAATAAATTTCGTTTCTATATAAATTTGTTATCACTTATTTTACCAGTGAATTAACCAAGATTCATGCTTACATATTCGATAAATCTTCGATGGACTAACTACACACGTAATTAACGTTTCGAACCTTGCAACTGACTCTTTTAAAGAACATTACCTGTCTGTTGGAAGGACAGTTGATAatcaaaaagtatttctATAATGAAGAACTGTTTActtaaatgattttaaaattcattgCAACCATGTCCACACTTAGACAATGATCATTTAACTTTAGCAACTTAATTATAGCCATACTTGTTTTTCGGATTATGAACGGTTTATACGCCGTAAAAGTCCGCAATTGAATTTCGTATCTTCCAGTTAAAATACAGAATTTAGGCTGTGCTGCTAACGAAGAAAAGTACTTGCAATCTAGTATGAAAATACGTTATAcattaaaaataagtttCATTGAGAACTGTTGGCAATTAAGCAATTTATGTTTAATAGcaatatttgtaaatgcAAGGGTAACTTACAGAGTTTGATGCTATATATATCATTATTGAAGGGATTCTGAAAAAATAGAACTAAACAGTCATAATTGAATCTTTGCATACCGCTTTTTTGTCAAGATATATGCCATCAAAGTacaaattaattaatattatattaaacaGAATTAGTGTCGATTTATTATCATCGATAATATGCGTTCAAAGTCAATAAAGTATCTataacaaacaaattaagAATGGTCGTGtattatttttcctttgcGGGAATTACCTTTGTTGTTAAATGTACTCAAGGAACACtaaaggaaagaaagaCCTAGCTCAAAAGACAGCAGGAAGGAGCAAACTGTGCGTGACGATCgctaaaataaaaaattaaattactCCTTACCAAATTAAAACCTTTGGAACAAAACAAAGTATGATCACTTTAGATTGTCTACCTAGATGTTCTAAGGCTTTAATAAGTgaatataatataaaaaatttacttaatTGTGTTACAAACGAATGTATCACATTGCGTTTTTGCCTAGTTTGTTTACGTATTTAACGAATCACTGCAAATGATTTTAACGAGTTAAACAGAAAAAACTTTCCAAACACCAACATAAACAGTATGTTCGACTGATTTTACCCTTTTGTTATTGCTTTggtttaatttatattttctgTTATAACTTGCtgaatttttgtatatattttttgaattggAATATTACGCTTGAGAGCtttggtttatttttttggtaatttGTGGATATCTGAGAATAAAGCCTTCTTGCATGTATACAATcgtttttttgaaacattCTTACATCATACCATCCAAGAATACCATTCAAGTATCTTTAAAAAGCCATGTCTGTACTAATTGAAACTACAGTTGGTGATTTGGTTATCGATTTATTCGTCAAGGAAGCGCCCAAAACTTGTGagaattttcttaaattatgcaaattaaaatactaTAATTTTTGTCCATTTTATAACATTCAGCACAATTATACCTGTCAAACAGGTGATCCTCTTGGACCAACTGGAGATGGTGGTCGATGTGTGTGGAATGTACTGAATAAAGGAACACGCTTTTTCAAAGCGGAATTTAATCCTTCTTTGGTACATAATAAAATGGGCTTGGTTAGTATGAGCACAGCAACTATATCTTCTAGAGATGACAAATTACTTGTTTGTGGTAGTCAGTTTATAATAACTTTGTCAGACAATTTAGAAGGACTTGATGAAAGATACCCAATTTATGGACAGGTTGCTGAAGGCTTTGACACGCTACTGAAAATCAATGACGCTATATGCGATGAAGAGGGTCAGCCTTATCGTGATATTCGTATAAAACACACAATTATACTAGATGACCCGTTTGAGGATCCACCCGATCTAGTGGAGCCTTTGCGGTCACCGTCTCCAACGCCTGAACAATTAGCTACGGTACGTATAGGGGAAAACGAACAAATTGAGTCAGAAACATCGGAAGATAAATTGCAAAGAGAGAAGGAAATGGAGGCAGAAGCAGAGGCTGTTACACTAGAAATGATTGGTGATTTACCCTTTGCTCATGTTGCTCCTCCCGAAAACGTTTTGTTCGTTTGCAAATTAAATCCCGTTACCCAAGATGAAGATTTAGAGTTAATATTCTCGcgatttggaaaaattatCTCCTGCCAAGTTATTCGAGATAAAGAAACAGGCGATAGTCTTCAATATGCCTTTATCGAATTTGATAACAAAGAAAGTGTTGAAAAAgcttattttaaaatgcaaaatgttttaattgATGATTCTCGAATTCACGTAGATTTTTCCCAAAGCGTGGCTCGTTACAGACAATATTACAACTCCAATAGGGACCGAAAACGTTCTTCGTCTCGTAGTGATGATCGTGAGTACCACCGTAGGTCTGATGGTCGTTATGACAGATCTAATTACCGAGACGACTATAGGCATCGACGGAAAGAGCGTGATCATCGTGACGATCAAAGTTCATTTAGAAATGAAAGATTTTCTAACTACTACGGTGATGATCGTTCATACCATAAACGGAGAAATActggaaataaaaattgtgATGATCACTTACGAGATAAATCTCCTGAACGAAGGTATAGATATGATAGACGTTATAGAGATGATAGATATCGATAGATCTTTATTATATTCGTACCTTTCTTGtgaatattatttatgaCTGATGAAATTACTAAAACATAGTTGAATAATTGATTAAGACTTCAAATGTATGGAATGAAATCTACATTGCTTATACTtgtaaaagcaaaaaatcaaaaaaaatcgtcGTACTAAATTCGAGGGCCTAAGCATGAAAAGAACATGTTACGAGTAATCTCCATAAATGCGGCACGTTTATGAGGGAAATTAAATTCCAAACGTTTGGAGTAATTTTCTTCGATCAAatagttaataaattttgaattgtCAATTCTTGGTTCAAGAAGTACACGCTGAGTACGAGGATCATCCAAAAATAACATATGCGTAATACTGGATAACCACACGGGGACACGGTGAGGCCCGCGAAATTTGTCATTACCTACAAGGGCATGGAAACCACGATCATGTGTATGCCAAGGCTGAGCAAATGGAGCAATTCTATCCTCAGGAACCCAAtaaacttcaaaataagCAAAAGGCACATCATTGAAACAGCCAATGACACCAAAAGAATGAGGATCGTTTTGAAGTGTTGTTAGGTATTCATGATGTTGATCCCATGAACCAGACTCGTTCCAAAAGTATTCAACTCTCGGTTTGTTCTGCCACTCATGGAAATACTGCAGATGTTGCTCAA
This region of Schizosaccharomyces pombe strain 972h- genome assembly, chromosome: II genomic DNA includes:
- the rct1 gene encoding RRM-containing cyclophilin Rct1, with the translated sequence MSVLIETTVGDLVIDLFVKEAPKTCENFLKLCKLKYYNFCPFYNIQHNYTCQTGDPLGPTGDGGRCVWNVLNKGTRFFKAEFNPSLVHNKMGLVSMSTATISSRDDKLLVCGSQFIITLSDNLEGLDERYPIYGQVAEGFDTLLKINDAICDEEGQPYRDIRIKHTIILDDPFEDPPDLVEPLRSPSPTPEQLATVRIGENEQIESETSEDKLQREKEMEAEAEAVTLEMIGDLPFAHVAPPENVLFVCKLNPVTQDEDLELIFSRFGKIISCQVIRDKETGDSLQYAFIEFDNKESVEKAYFKMQNVLIDDSRIHVDFSQSVARYRQYYNSNRDRKRSSSRSDDREYHRRSDGRYDRSNYRDDYRHRRKERDHRDDQSSFRNERFSNYYGDDRSYHKRRNTGNKNCDDHLRDKSPERRYRYDRRYRDDRYR
- the sib3 gene encoding siderophore-iron biosynthesis protein; amino-acid sequence: MSFTVWSKTEPFKLSAVQESLITLEHDNKRLLLTYREESKTWDIDLNGFQDMDVNEILQLAFLSIFYVFPTLRTEVVLQWANIESQKGTLSLPVEYNELEGNVSIDRMSFWQIPSPWMYTRCSDWPLSYLPNQVIRRPKCPKPGSTLYERFIPSLNETLSFVSLDIEQHLQYFHEWQNKPRVEYFWNESGSWDQHHEYLTTLQNDPHSFGVIGCFNDVPFAYFEVYWVPEDRIAPFAQPWHTHDRGFHALVGNDKFRGPHRVPVWLSSITHMLFLDDPRTQRVLLEPRIDNSKFINYLIEENYSKRLEFNFPHKRAAFMEITRNMFFSCLGPRI